In Victivallis sp. Marseille-Q1083, the genomic stretch CGGCACACATCATCGAAAACCAGTGCCTGGCATACTGGCCGACGGTTGCCGCCGGCAGCGACAGCAAGGCGATGACCAGCAGAATGCCGACGACGTTGACCATCAGCACGATGGTCAGCGCGGTCATCAACAGCAGCAGCAAGTTGATCAATTTGACCTTGATTCCCCGCAGTTCGGCAAATGCCCCGTCAAAACAGACGGCCAGCAACTGCGCATAAAAAAGCAATGCCGGCGTGACGACGACGATATCCAGCACACTCATCAGCCACAACTCCCGTCCGGACAACAGCAGGATATTGCCGAACAGGTACCCCTGCAAGTCGACATAGCCCGGCGTCTTGGCCATGAACAGCAAACCGAGCGCCATACCGAGCGCCCAGATCGCGCCGATGACGGCATCCTCCCGCTGGCGGGCAAAGGTGCTGACATACCAGATCAGGACCGCCGAAATCAGGG encodes the following:
- a CDS encoding metal ABC transporter permease, which codes for MMLELWQDLCDPAAPFLRYALLAGLIGSVAFGVVGTFVVTRRIVSLAGAIAHSVLGGVGAALYLSNVCSWSWCTPTLGALLAALISAVLIWYVSTFARQREDAVIGAIWALGMALGLLFMAKTPGYVDLQGYLFGNILLLSGRELWLMSVLDIVVVTPALLFYAQLLAVCFDGAFAELRGIKVKLINLLLLLMTALTIVLMVNVVGILLVIALLSLPAATVGQYARHWFSMMCAAIGLNMLVTTGGLLVSYQWNLPSGPAIVLLAGAIYLAALLHGAWRKRRKSGKRISIYLA